In Thiovibrio frasassiensis, one DNA window encodes the following:
- a CDS encoding fluoride efflux transporter FluC → MWQKLFFLAVAGACGTLARYGLSGLVQRVAGTGFPWGTVSVNALGCLLFGLVWTLTSERFPGTGELRIVLLTGFLGAFTTFSTYMAETGNLLADGEQMYAIGNILLQNGVGVVLFFVGMALGRLI, encoded by the coding sequence ATGTGGCAAAAATTGTTTTTTCTCGCCGTGGCCGGAGCCTGCGGCACCCTGGCCCGCTACGGGCTTTCCGGCCTGGTGCAGCGGGTGGCGGGCACAGGTTTCCCCTGGGGCACGGTTTCGGTAAACGCTCTGGGCTGCCTGCTCTTCGGCCTGGTCTGGACCCTGACCAGCGAGCGGTTCCCCGGCACCGGCGAGCTGCGGATCGTGCTGCTCACCGGCTTCCTGGGCGCTTTCACCACCTTTTCCACCTATATGGCCGAGACCGGCAACCTACTGGCGGACGGCGAGCAGATGTACGCCATAGGCAATATCCTGCTGCAGAACGGAGTGGGGGTGGTGTTGTTTTTTGTGGGGATGGCTTTGGGCAGGCTTATATAG